CTCGCCATCAGGTTCCGGTCTTTCAGATACGTCAGGTAGAGGAATACTCTGCTCATCGATCTTGACCATCCAATCATTGCGGAAAAAGTCAAGACTAAACTGATATCCTTCAGCGAATTCGTGAAACGTTAGAGGCGGGATAATAATTCCAGGCGCTTCGATTTCTTCTCCGACTAAGACAAACTCAGAGGGGAGAGTGTCATCAGCCCAGCAGGCAGCAAAGTTGATTCGAGGGAGAGGTTTGCCGTCCTTGGAACGAAGAAAGAAGACCTTGTCGTTGACGATCTTGATGTTCGCCTCGTTGATGACTATTTCTTGATCGAGTATGAGAAGAGGTGCCCCAAATAGCTTCTGCCGAGAATATTCACAGCACGCATCATATGCATCCATGATCTCGTTGTTCTTCCAGGGGTTGAACATGGGAAATGAATGCATAGGACAGCAGCCGTCTCCGTCTTCGTCAAattcctcaagctcctctgGCTCGCCATCCCAGTCTTCTAACTGCCACTCCAGAGGCTTGCTGGGTCCTGTTTTGATGAGTGATTCGACGTCGGTTTTCGTCAGGTGTCTGATGCCTGTCTTTCCCTTGACTTCACCAGCAGCCAATGAGGTCCATATCTCATCAGTGCTTTCGAATCTTCTTTCAAGAGTTGTCGATGCCACCAATGACTGAAACGATTTCTGCCCAATTTTGCAGTTGAAATAGTCGAGCACAGCCACCAGGGCACATTCTTTCGGGGTGACTCCACCACTCTTCAAAAACCAGTAGTTGTACCCATTTGTAAGGAACTTTACCCCCTGGAACTGCTTCGACAAGTAGACCGGTGGCCGGGTGGCAGCCTTTTCAAGTGCCCAATGTAGCGAGTTTGCCCTCTCAAAACACTCATTGGCGTAGGAGGACAGGCCTTGGTCAAACATGCTTTGCCATGACATGTAACAGGCCTCGGCAAATAGCCCAGAAATCTCACTGTTGTGCTCTAGTTGGTCATCCTTGAAAACAAGCTCGGTGCGGATGAAGACTTTTTTCCCATCCAAAAACGGCCACCCTTCATGCTCGTATTTTTGGTCAAAGATGGTACAAGTGAATTCTCGAACATCATTGAATGAGACATCTTCGATACGCAGGGCAGGATCGCTATGGCCCGTTGTCAAGTTGATGAGCATGGTGTACTTGGAAATTTGAGACCGAGAGCTGTCGTAATACGGTGTATCGAGATGGCTCTGGAAGTGGGAATCGTCTGTGTTGAATCTGTTGCATCGGAAGACATAGTTGACAAACTCAAACGATGACTTTAGCCGACCCCCAGAAAGCTTGTCAAGAACATCGCTCGATTGCAAGGCTTCGGTGAGCACTTGACTGAGTATCGATGAGTGAAATATGAACCGGTCTCCGCCACGTGTAGTCTTGTTCAACGGCGGAACATACAAGTCGAGCTCAGACAAAGCTTTCAAGGGGGTGAGCATGTCGCCTTGCAAGTCGCAGGTAAAGACTTCGCGACCGGGCGTTGTTTGTGTTGCATTCTCCAAGGACAGGGCCTCCTCAGGCCTCACTGATGACATGTTTGACTCGAACCAGGAGTCCAAGTGAATAATGTTCTCGAAGTTGTGGTAAGAGAGATCAGCCGGGTTGACAAAGACGGCGAACAACTTGGGCGTAGGCATGATTTGAGCGTACAGCTCTGAAGTCTCTTTTCCGATTTTTTCATCCAAATTTTCGATGAACTTTGTGATGCTGAACTCCTTGGATGGGTAGAATGAGATGTTGAGTCCGCCGATCTTCCTCACTCCAAGATCTTGATCAACCATATCGATCATACCTTGAAGGATGACTTTCTCTGGCTGTTGCAAGAGgcctgctgcttctgcaaTGTACAGGTCGCGAGTACCAACGGCGATGATTTTGTGCTGGTCTGGAGTCAATGACTGATATGTGGAAGCGCCGTGCGGATCCTCCAACAGCTCTGTGAAGAATGACAAGGTGCGGAATCGGACAGCGTCTGGCGCGTCTGGTTGAGAGATATCAAAGACCAAAGGGCACATCCGCCCACTGAGGACTATTCCTCCGATCGCATCACGCATCCAatcgaggttctcgaggtcCTCCTGGGACAGTGAggacttgatcttggcctcatcCCATGAGAATGATCCATTAGGCTCAATCTCGCACCATCTAGCACAAGAACCCCCAGGCCGAGTTCTTGGCTCGTTCTGAGCTTCACCGGTTTCAATCTCTGTCTGGGTCTTGGGTTTTTCTTTGTGTTGTCAGCAGAGTGTATGCTCCATCCATATCCGCCCACTTACTAGGTCCGGGTCCCTCTCCTGGGTCGGACAGCTTTCGTCCCGCCATGCCTGAAGTCAAGGAAGCGTACTCCGGAGAAGAGTCTCTTCAATGAGGAGTGTGCAACTGACGATATGTGACGAGTTCACGGGTCAAAAAGCATGTCTGTTCACGATGCGCCGTAGGCAGCCAAGGCAGATTCACGCGCCAGGAACGCCCAGTTGCCTGTTTTAGGCAGGCGGTGAGTCAAGTAAGCCGGCAGAATTCCTCTTGGGGAGGTAGAAGGGGAGAGAGCCTACAGCGTCAAGCTCTTCTTCAGAAGTTCATTCCACGACGCAAAAGGACTCGCAAAGGCCAAAAAGATCAACTCGAGACGCTCGTCTCGCTGCTGTGCGTAATCTGGGAATCGAACCCAGGGCTCCCCGACGTTACTCGAATGGCAACGGAGAATTTTACCACTAAACCAATTAcgccttggtgttgttgatgtctcACAGCCTCGCTACCACGCCTCAGGTGGTGGATGCAGACGGTGTCTTCCAAGAGGAAGGAATGAACTCCGAGAGTGAGAGGGGATGGCAGTTGAGCTCTTGGTGCTACCGTGGGAGTGCTTGCGACAAATTGACTGTGTTGGCCTGGATGAAAGCCTTTCACATCAGGTCCTCTAAACAAACCACCCCAACATACAACTCCATAACTACAAGGGCACTGTTCTGTGCCAAAACCTGTAGGTTGTAATCGTCGCAGGAGGGACACAAACTAGCTCTTCCAGAGTAAGCCAAGATTTCCTAATAGCAACCAACTCGACCCTGTCGCTTTCTCCACCGGGCGcttgtcttgtcctcctAGCGCTTATAGCTCGCCGCTCGTAGTTCACTTGTCTTCTAATTTGAGGAAAATTAGAACAGTCTCAGAGGAGATGCTATGGTGGTGCTGTTGGCGTTTGAGGCTGCCCTGAAAACTAGGTCAGTCTCCCTGACAGTGTCTAGTCTGGGCAGGCGACAGCTCGTATAgagaaaataaataaacgCGTTCCCAAAGCAAATAGAACATTGTAAAGCAAAGATTGCCTCAGATGTTCAAGTCGGTGTGCCAGACATCCTATACAGGCTAAAGCAGGAGGTCGCCAGGTTGCCCAGCACCAGCCCCTCGAGTTTAACCCCATCGGTCAAATGTCCAAGGTTGGAAAAGTCTTTTGTCCTAATCCATAAATAGCTGTCTGAGATTGGCGCCCAGTTTCAGATGATCGCTTGGCTTGGAGATGCGACGGCAGATGCTAGTGTGACGTTGCAGGGGTGGTTGCGACGAATGCGAAACAGGGTTAGAGCTGTCAACTTGGAAGCGAAGGGGCATCTTGAAAACTCGATTTCAGTCACTATAAGAGGCACCGTATCTAGTATTCTGAATTTGTTTGGATCATCACATTCTTTCTCATCTCTCCTGTTTATACTACCTCTTCACTTCTCTGTGGCCGGCCCACCCTCATTTTTATACTCTCTCACTTCATTCGCTCCCATTGCCCGGTCTCTTACACTCTTTGATCGTCATCATGAAGGCTGTTTCGATTCTTTACTTGGTCACTGTGGCCTCTGCCATGTCTATTCAGCCGAGGCAATTCGGCGGACGATTCCGTGGACGGTTTGGTGGAGGCGGCAATTTTGGCAACGACGTTGCTCCAGTTGACGGCAACGTGCCGCAGAACgacaacggcaacggcaacgtTAATGTCCCGCAAAATGGTAACGGCGGTAACGGCAACGGaaatggcaatggcaatggTGACGCCAACGGTGATGCCAATGGGGATGTTCCGCAAAACAACGACGgcggcaacaacaacaacaatgcTGGCAATgataacaacaacaacactgGAGCCGGTGGCGGCGCAGCCGACGACACTACCAATGGAGGCGGCGCAGCTGATGATGCTACCAACGGAGGTGGTGCAGCTGGCGACACCACTGGCAATGACGGCGCAGCTGGCGATAATACCAATGGAGGCGGTGATCAGGCAGCCAACGGCCAGACGGTTGTCTTCACTGAGATCGGCGGCGTACCAGGCAACGAATGCCTCACCTTCCGCAACAACGGTGAAATCGTCGACGCCGCATGCGTCAACGAAGCCATCGACCGTCAAATCACTCCATCCGCGGTCAATGGTGCCAACGCACTCCGCGTCCAGCGAACATTCACCGCGGGGTTCAGGCCTGACCTCGTTGACGTTCAGGCTTGCGTCGGATTCAACGGAACGCATTTCCGCGCTGAAGACTGCAATGCGCAGGGTATTGAGCTTGTCACTTTCAGCAACGGCGAGTTGAGGGCTTCTGGAGGCGCTTGTGCTAGCGGTCACGATGATCTGGCGCAGATGACggttgatgctgctggaaaCACGTGTGCGACTTACACCACGACTAATGTTCAGCCTGCGGCCGCATAAAAGGTTCTGAATATTCGGTGTATCCCAGTGTACCTATCCTAGAAGCTGGTAATTGGCTCTTGAGATCCCAGACACCTGGGCTCTCGGGTGCAATGTAGCTAGAGAGTATAATCTTCAAGTAGTAATATCCTTTCGAACCAGCTGCCTTCCCAAATCCTCCCGTATATAAACCTCATTAAACTGTCTCAGATATGGATCACGCATCATGCCATCAAAAGCCTTGACGAGATCTTCATCCCGACCTTCGGTGAGATGCACGATACGCCATGTGTTGACAGGGTTCTCCTCACTCCCAACCGCGCAGTGTTCGACGTGAAACAGTGGCTGTTTTTCCCCAGTCGTGATTTTTGAGCCATCGGGAAGAGTCGCCTCTGCCACTCCAAGGAAGAATGCCTTTTGGTTGACATGATCGAGACAAACGCGCTCAATAACTGTTGTGTATTGATCGGGATCCTTCCAAATCCTTTGGTCCGTAATGCGGATGAAGTACTCGAGAGAGCCCTCCTTGGTATGGTTGACTACCTTCAAACTCCCGGGACGGATGACGTGGCTGATGTATTTGTCTGGGCCCAGCGCCTTTTTCACTTCCATATCCCAGAGCAGGGACTTGGTATAGGTAAATGGCTCATCGACAGTGTAGttgttgctgatgatggcatttACATCCGCATCCGGAGTAGTGATGGCCGTGTTCTTGGGATTCGCAAATGCGGCTTCAAAGGTCTCGGCGTAACTCATCTTCGTGATTTGAAGGCGGTCAAATGGCGCTGCTGGATTTCTTTAGGAAACAGCGAGGCTTCCAAGGAGCCAACACCTTGTGGCCAACTGGCTGGTCTCCTCTTAAGCGAGCCCAGCCGAGCTGACAAATGCAGCGGGTTGCATGAGCCAAGCATGTGCATCACGTAACTTGACTGCATTTCAGCTACGAATAGAATCAAATGCCAAGAGCCAGTGCGGAATAACTTCGGTTCTACCGCTACCTATGTAAGCCTGACTCTGTCAACGCGGTTTGAATAGCTTCACACGCACGTCACGAATGATGCGGCAAACGAGATGAAAGTGAATCAAATCGCATGATACGAAAGAGGTTTGAGAGTATCGACTCCAATTCTGGGCGATCCAGCGTCGTTCTCGCAGATCCTAAAGGAAACTGAGTCAGTAAATCAAGATGTCATAACCAGTCAGAAAACCGTGTTTGTCGAGTTGTCAGAAAACCGCATCGAGTACTCTTTGGACAATATCACCTCAAAATGGCTTCCGGTCATATCACGCTACACATCTCAACGCAATGATATGTTTAACTTCCGCATTCCGTCTATTTAAACTATAGCTCATTCTCATATACAATGTAGCTTTTTACAGCCTTTCTCATATGACTATATACATAGCCTCACCAGTTTGTCTTGCAAACTCTCTCATTACAGCCGACGACACCAACTTCAACTGCCTCAATTATGGCAAAGGGAGCATCGTCACGATGCAAAGAGCGTTGACGCAGGCGCAGATGTTGGCTCCCTGATCCAAACAGAACGAAGCACCCACGCATTGGGTATCACTACCACATGCAAACTCGGGCAAGGCGGTGGTGGTCattgtcgccatcgtcgtcgtcttgagGTAGCACATGAGGTTGATGCAGCCGCAGCGCATGGGATCGCACACGCCGCCACGCAGGTCGCAGTCCGCATCATTTTGACATGGGAATAGGCCAGCAGGGAAGAAGGTCGAAGTGGACGTGCTTGcagtctcggtctcggtcgAGCTTGCCGTGGTGGAAGTGATGGTGATGTAGGTTGAAGATGCTTCAGCTGAAGAGGTTGTCGCAGTGGTTGTCGCATCAGTGCTGACAGTCGATGTAGCCGTTGTGGATTCGGTAGCGGAGGATGTGGTTGTTTCGGCAGATGAGGAGTCAGTAGTTGAAGCAGTGGTAGTTTCGACGCTTGAGGACTCGGTGGTAGAAGATGTGCTGATTTCAATCGATGAAGACGTGGTAGTCTCGACCGTTGATGACTCGGTAGCCGTCGAAGACTCAGCAGTCGAGGTGGTAGCCTCAGCCGTTGTTGACAACGTAGTGGAACGAGTTGGATAGCACACTTTGCCGTTGGCGGCGCCAACGAACAGCAAGGCAAGAACGCCAGTGAACAGCTTGGAGGAGACCATAGTAACGAGTGACAGGTGCTGTTTGCAGTGGAGAATGAGAGGTGAGAGCTGCTGAGAAAAGGACGACAGCCGATAGTCTCCTATAAGTCTCCCCTGACGCCGTCCTTAGCTGGCGTCAGCAAGCCTCGACAACACAGCTAGCAAAAGCTATTGCCCAACATGCATCTTTAGTCCAGGAACACAGGGATTGTTGCCTTGCTGATCGTTATTAACGCGGCGACAAACTTGGAGGAAGGTGTGCCAACTCATATTAAACGGCTTGCGCAACCAATCCGCGACCTGAACCTGGCGCGAATATATGGACCTTTCCAATAGTTTCTTGTTAGCCCAAGCCAGGTCCTCTGAATCGACGATCTCTGCTCGCTTGGGGTAGTTGACGTCAGAGGCCGCTTGCCCCGGACAGGGGAAGCTTGTATGCCCAATCACGAGTTGGACTAGTCAACCTCTTATCAGGGGCTAACGTTGGGGCTGTTGTCAGCTTGTAAGGGCTGAAATCGTGAAGAAGGCCAAACCAAaccgtcttcatcgtctcgTGCTGCTTTATACTCTGGGGACGAAGATGATTTATTGTCAGTCCCGGCTCTTCAGCTACAATGTAATGGAAGGGGGCGAGGGATAAAACTGTTAGAGGGGTGTGGATAAAGAAAGACTGGCTCATAGTGCGTAGGTAGGATGAAATATCTCTTGAATTTCAAGCTGAAGGAGTACTTGAAACCTTGAAGCACTCTCAAAGATCGATCTTTCAGAAGactaatatatattaccGTATGTCACCACTTTATCTGTCTGTAAATTCAGGAAACAAAAGCCTAGTTGATTTGTTGTTCCTCCCATCGTTCGCGAGCCCTGACCGCACCAAAAGTCAAAAGGAATACCGCATTTGGTATACACTCAAAAAGACTGAGGGGGCTGTCATTATCGCTACCTATGAAATGGCATGTGCTTATGATAAGAACAAAAATCTTCAGTCAAAATCGTGTGGCTGCAGGGTAggcgtccttcttctcgcgaGGCAGTTAGTTACACGATTAACTTACACAGGCCCTTTATGTTGTAAATCGACGTCCTGAAAAATAAATAACTCCTAGCCTCACAGAGCCTCCAGTTGTCATCTCTTGACTCCATTTCGCTATTGAGGGTGTGTGGTAGATATCATGCAGGTTGCTGGTTGCTCAGCCATGGTCGATAGCAGATAACGGCTTATCGAGATAAGAAGAATTCTTATCTGTTATCTTGCTAACATGGAAAAGCGTCGCCGGAACCTCGGATGCCGCAGCTTGCAGCCCATTGGCTGCTGGAAGGGCGGCGTCATGAAGCTTTACCTAACCAAGTAGTACTCCCAACCGTGAACATTTGCAGAGTTAGAGAGCTATCTTGGCCTGGATCACAGCCCGAACAATGAGATATCTCGTATTGACTCTGTCCAGAGGGAGGTTTCTCTCCACCGTGCAGCCCAGTTGGACTACTCGTTGACGGCTAAGGACTACACTGGGACTGACGAATACAATGATTTGTGGACAATTGGGGCTTGCCGCTCCATCTGATCGGGACGAGATCCGTAGGCATCATTGTGTTAGTTCACGACAATGGAGACAAACCAAACCCGGTCCCACTGTCGAACACAGGATAATTGTCGACTGATTCCGCGCCTTGGCAAATCTAGCTCCCCATGGGGATGCCTGACAGCAAGCGAAGCTACCCTCGATGCGTTACAAGCGGCCAACTCTGTTGCGATAACTCGACCTGATATCATGACGCGGTCTTGGGCACAGCCGAACTTCAAAGTTGGCGGTGTTCGAGTTAATACCCTTTTCAGCAATTTCCAACGCTAACAGACGTCACCGTATCAACGTCAAGGGTTCTCCATTAAGTAAGCATCCGAGCTGCGGATCGATGCTGTGTTAAGTAAAGCGCGTCGTTGAAGCTAGCTCTTGATTGGGAAATATCTCGAACTTCGTACCCCCGCATGTTCCAAAGTTTGGAGCTCAGGAGCTTCAAGGGTCAGCATTCGCTTTCATTCTTAAGCTTGACTTTgcacctctcttcttcttgatatCTTTTCTTAGCTGCATCGGTGTTGAAGTGGATTGATCGAATCGTCTCAATTGCAGCCGTTTCAATTGTCCTTTGCTTCACATTTCCCCTCGCAAACTCACCCTCACAATGTCCCCCTACCGCGCCAATCTCTCCAATGAGGGGCACACCTACACCAAGCAGGAAGGCTTGGTCGCTGGTCTCCGCACCTACGGCGTCGTGCAGCCAGAGCGCAAGATTCGACAAGTCGACGACGGCAATGTCTGGGAGGCCATTGTAATTGGCTCCGGTTATGCCGGTCTGATTGCCGCTCGtgaccttgtcaaggctggtgagCAGTGAATGAGGAAACGTGAGGAAATATGCCGTTGACATTTTGCAGGCAAGAAGACTCTCCTCATTGAGGCCCGAGATCGCGTTGGTGGCCGAACCTGGAGcgctgagcttgatggcaCAACATATGAGATGGGTGGCACCTGGATCTCACACGTCCACGGTCGCGTGTTTGGTGAGATGGTGCGCTACGGTCTCAAGGACGACGTCTCCATGACCCGCACAGAGAACGGCGGTTGCGATTACTTCACCCTCGACACTGGTTCCGGTTCCCGAAAGTTCACCCACAAGGAGGCTGGTGAGATGACCGCCAGAGCCTGGGGCATCTTTATTAACATTGATGGCAACAACGGTCGCGACATCTGCCCTCTGCCTTACTCGACTCTTGGCAACTCGCGTGTTAGTGCCAATCAGGTCAAGGCTGTCGATCAGCTCTCATGCCGTGACCGCATCGACCAGATCAAGGACCAGCTGAGCGCCGATgagcttgctcttcttgagtCGCTCGTTCCGCACATCGGAGGTGGCTCCGTTGAGAATTTTGGATTCCTTGAGATGCTCCGCGcccaagctcttcaaggtTACGATATCGCCACTTTTGAGGAGGTTTGGACACTATACAAGATCCGCGAGGGTCAGTCTACGCTCGCTCGTCGTATTTTCGACGACGCTGTCCTACTTGGCCTCCAGTACTCGTTCAAGACTCCCATCAAGTCCATCGTCGAGAGAGAAGGAATCGTGTCCCTCCACACTCCGGACAGCAAGATCTTCCGTGCCAAGCGCgttgtcaacaccatcccCATCGCCGTGCTTCCCGACATCCACTTCGACCCACCTCTGTCGCCTCTTCGCcaggaagccatcaagattgGCCAAGTGGACTATCTGACCAAGATTCATGCTGAAGTTGAGGGAGATCTCCGAGGTCTCCGAGGTTGTACTTGGCCGGGTGATATGCTGTATGTTTACGGCGATGGTTTCTGCGCTGGCGGCAAGACGACCCGCATCACCTCGTTCGCTGGCGACAATCGTGGCAAGCTCGATCCCCTCAAGGAGCCCGAGCGTCTTGAAACCGCCCTGAAGCGATTCCACCCCATggacatcaagaaggtcgtCTTCCACGACTGGGTCTCTGACCCTTACGCTAAGGCTGGTGCTGCCTGGTATCCCGCTGGTTTCCTCACCAAGTACCTTGCCGAGCTCCAGAGCCGTCACGGAAATGTCTTCATGGCCAACGCCGACTGGGCCAACGGATGGAGATCCTTTATCGAGGGTGCGATGGAGCAGGGTGCTCTTGCTGCGGATCAGGTCTTGAACGAActtggcatccttggcgCCAACCCTGCTCCTGGCGAATACCAGCGCCCTTCGAGACTGTAAGGGGAAGGTTGGGGATGTGATTTGTTTAGCTAAGAGTGTATTGTAAAATGATAGCAGAATGAGAACCTTCACCGAGAGTGACTGCCCAAGAGACATGACTTACATACCTTTTTCAGTTCGTTTCTGATGTCCAGGGACGAACGCCAGCCTAGATTCTATACATATGGAGTACaattatatcttatctaCGTCTTGAACTAGAAAGTGCAATAAGCGGTAGACATAAATCATGTATCTAACTTCAGTATTAGTTCTATGCCGGTATAGTTTACGTCTTTTCTCAAAGGGAGATAGCACGGAAAGTATGTCATCCTCATGACATAAATCACGGGATTGAAAGGCTAACTGGAAGAGCCTTTGAGGACAAGGCGCGGAACCCAATTGTATCAAGGCCCTTTGCCAGAGCTACCATTGCTAGTCCTGAAGTGTCACTCGCCCTCGGTGTTCTTGCTGTCGAAGATACGATGATAATTGTGTTTTGTGAAAATTTACCTTTACAAGACTCATTCCGCTCTATAACTAGTGAAAGGCCGTCAACTGACATGATCTGATTTGAATATGCTGTGGTTGAGAACCTTGCTGCACAAAGACTGGCTGGTCCAATCGCTGTTTCGCGTTTCGCTCTTCGCGAGGTTGTCGTTCGAGAACCAACACCCGCCCCCCCTTCCAAAGATACTTGACTTCTCCGTTTGTTACGGCGCATGGCAGCCTGACTGATTGGCAATTAGCATGCTCAATGCTCATCAGGTATCTTTCAGTGTTGCAAAAAGCCGAGCGAGGTATAACTCCGCTCCGAGTCTCTCAAAGGAACACCCTCCCCGTCAAGGTTATTCCACATGTATTTGTCGATCGTCGTATGTCACCATAGATATTGTGTCATTGTGGCTATGAATCCAAAAGGTCTCTGCGTGGTGGATGCTTCAGCCTCTGTAAGTAACCATGGGTGGGAACGCCGCCCAGAGTGGTTTATTATCAAACAGGATAGTTGCCTCCGCACTGCAAGGACCCCTTGCCATGCCACTTGAATGATCTCGGGAAGTTATATATTGTTTCTCGACGATCTACACTGTAAGGAAAGTGTTGAGAAAAGGCAGATTGCTATGAACGTCGATGTTTACTGAATACTATAGAAACAGACTTGGGGAATGAGGCCAACCAGCTTCAAAGTGAGACTTGAAGTAGAGTAAGTGGAATAAATGCTTGAAGGGAACGGTGGTTCAATAGACGATCGAATCTTTAACTACAGTTAAGCTTGGATGTAACATAGAGTCCAAAGGGCCGATAGCTTTCGGGTGTTGGTTGTCGGTGGCCCCAAAGCAACGAAACAAGGCAGTGTAGTCGCAACCCCAGTGCGCATATGCAGAAATTTATCAAGGAGCTGAATCCTCCGGAGGTGGCGACAAGTATGATGAATATACCGTTCGAGAACTCGATCCTCCAAGTTTGTCAGCAGTTATGATGAATTGATAACGAGATTTGGGCTTCATGGACTGCACAACGAAACAAGTTGGCTCATTTGACATTGCCGAGGATATTGGGGATCATGCCATGGTTTGACCATGTGTGGCATGGCTCAAGTAAAATCAAGGATCTTGATGCAGATTCTGCCACTTCACTGCCACCCTCTGCATCCTGGGGAGCAGCACACCTTGTCTTAGGAACTTTTTTGCGGCATCTGTAGCGAGCGCGGGGGTAGTTTGCGCCGGTAACCCTGTCCAAGTTAAAAAGTCAAAGTATGCTTAGAAGGAATACTGCATGATACTTCCGTCAAGATGCGGCCCGACCGAGGCTTGGCAATCTGCAACTCgagcatcaccatcatcccAAGTTCAGGGCTCGGTACCGGATACAGAACGTTATGACGCGGCAAGTTGAGGTTTTGTGCATGATCGACAGCCTTGGAACTTTGTTAATTTGCCTAGAATGTAACGGTAATGTGTCAAACAGAACATaaccaacagccaagccCCCCTGGTCGTGACACTGACAGCCCGGATGTGCAACGACGAATTCGGCAACGAGTGCGAAAACACTGCGAGTGTTCCTTTTATCAAATTAAGACGCAAGCCACCGTTTCAAACAAGACGATCGGGTGACGTAGGCATAGACACGATACGCTGGGGCCCGGGGTTATCTGTGGAGGATCGGATCCTACAAGCCTCAAGCGCCTATCCCTGCCTCGTGCTGGGGCTAGCTGAGAGTCCCCCTTGCAATGCCGCCGCCAATGGTCAAAATCCCTCGAATTTTCGTATGAGGTACCTTGTCTTGATCTGCGGCAGGTGCATACAGCCTACCTTGGCACGGCAAGGTGCCTTGCAAGGCGTTGAGCGTCCAATTGAGACTGGTATCAGGATTCACAGCCTCAGCTAACCGCTCTCAGCTGCACGTTTGCCTGACCCCTCGAATATTACCGAGTAGGCTTTGTTTCTTAAGCCCAGTAAGCTCTTAAGGTTAATCTTGATAAACATAATACATTGTTTAGTGGCTGAGCCTCGCGCGGGTCGGACATGCAAGCCGCCTCCGACAGAGGAATACGATCCTCGCCGTCGGCAGTTGCATCTAGACAGTGACTTGCCTATCAGACCCAGGAGCTTGACGATCCTACCCGCCGTGGATTTGTGTGAAGCGGCAGAGTGAAGCATGAGACCCCACAAGGCGCAACCTCGGTGTGGACTGAGCGTCTAGAAGACGTCACTCATGCTCAGCTCGTCCGAGGCAGGGTGTGTCTCACAGGCTTTCGGTCGTGAGATGAAGAC
This region of Fusarium keratoplasticum isolate Fu6.1 chromosome 7, whole genome shotgun sequence genomic DNA includes:
- a CDS encoding Amine oxidase, which codes for MSPYRANLSNEGHTYTKQEGLVAGLRTYGVVQPERKIRQVDDGNVWEAIVIGSGYAGLIAARDLVKAGKKTLLIEARDRVGGRTWSAELDGTTYEMGGTWISHVHGRVFGEMVRYGLKDDVSMTRTENGGCDYFTLDTGSGSRKFTHKEAGEMTARAWGIFINIDGNNGRDICPLPYSTLGNSRVSANQVKAVDQLSCRDRIDQIKDQLSADELALLESLVPHIGGGSVENFGFLEMLRAQALQGYDIATFEEVWTLYKIREGQSTLARRIFDDAVLLGLQYSFKTPIKSIVEREGIVSLHTPDSKIFRAKRVVNTIPIAVLPDIHFDPPLSPLRQEAIKIGQVDYLTKIHAEVEGDLRGLRGCTWPGDMLYVYGDGFCAGGKTTRITSFAGDNRGKLDPLKEPERLETALKRFHPMDIKKVVFHDWVSDPYAKAGAAWYPAGFLTKYLAELQSRHGNVFMANADWANGWRSFIEGAMEQGALAADQVLNELGILGANPAPGEYQRPSRL